The Anabrus simplex isolate iqAnaSimp1 chromosome 1, ASM4041472v1, whole genome shotgun sequence genome window below encodes:
- the LOC136878784 gene encoding uncharacterized protein, with amino-acid sequence MVPLCEQCKQLCVINTFDEVDNKYIAKAKAAFKMNGLMPSLTFIKAYTSVIPEAILKLESRGMEMVEVVATIQGVIQEADSWPGETGKTVKQKLEFVLARNLGWSAALDLERMLCGESAPSEDFTNYSA; translated from the coding sequence gtgatcaatacaTTTGATGAGGTGGACAACAAGTACATTGcaaaagctaaggctgcttttaaaatgaacGGCTTAATGCCATCtttgactttcataaaagcctacacGAGCGTCATAcctgaggccatcctaaagttggaatcgcgagggatggagATGGTTGAAGTGGTtgctacaatacaaggagtcatccaagaagccgactcgtggcctggagagactgggaaaaccgtgaaacaaaaGTTGGAGTTCGTGCTGGCTCGAAATCTCGGCTGGAGTGCAGCCttggacttggagaggatgctgtgtggcgagtctgcaccgtcagaggattttACGAACTACTCTGCAtaa